The Xiphophorus couchianus chromosome 22, X_couchianus-1.0, whole genome shotgun sequence genome includes the window ATATTGAGGGATTCCATCATTTCTGTAGAAAAATATGTGCCATTAATAATAGTATCATTTCATGTTCAGAGTTCTGTTTCACGAAGCCAAGCTGTCCAACCTCTGGCTTTGGGTCATGTCGGAAGTTTTGGATCAAGCATCCTCCAGGAATTGTAACtccaaagaataaaatgtttcaaaccgTCAGCTTGGCGTCCAGAACTGACTGGATGTGTTGATGTGACAGACTAGCACTTCCATGTGTTTCCCAGACTGAGCTGGGATCATGGCTCAGACCTACCAGAGTTTCTTTCTCAGTTTTCAGacactttcttgttttatctgAGATGTTCTGGCTCAGGCGGTCAGATGTTCATGGGACTGGCTGTTCTGTCCCCAGTAAATGTGTTGCTAAAGTTAAGGAAGTGGCTGAAATGAATGATGGGTAAACTCCAGCGAAGTGAACCTGCCGTATAGAACAACCCTTCCAATCATTAGACCACTCTCTACTCCAGTTATTGTGCAACAACAATGGGAGAAATagaataaagacaaacaattggactttaaaaagttgaatCCTGTTGctgatgaatgttttttttttatataaacatttattgtcttttttatgttaatgtcttctgttttcttaaatGGCTCCTGGATTCAGCCtttgtatgcattttttttatggtAGACTGGAGAGGTTTGTTCTGTATTTAGATGGATAACATCCAGAGTGACCTGGTCAGCCCTGGGCCTGATGACGTTGCAGATGTTCTGCAGCTCTTCTTGAAAGTGGACAAAGGTAACAAAGACAGTATCTggtgacatttttctttgtcctttATTATCATTCTCAGCACAttcactttgaaataaattcaagctGAAAAAACGCTGAAGTTCCGAGTTTAATTCAAGAGAATATCACTGTTAACATCTTGATATATTGAAAGGTCTGTCTGGGTTTCTGAAGCGAGGTTCTGTGTAGACATTATGAGCAGTCAGTATCTTCCCTAGATCattagttagattgttttgcaGCTAATGTCCAAGACAAAAGAAGTCTACCGTTCTCATATCTTGAAAATGCCCACTCACTATTATCTGACTTTAAATCACTGATGTTTTTGCagtacaaatatttattcagataGAAATGGACATTTACAAGCTGGAACTTGGTCCATAACAAGTGGAAACAAAGGTTGTAGACTGAAGCAAAGGAAAACTATCCACTAGAGATGAAAAACGAGATAATTCCAAAATAAGTGAAGTCTACCCTTGTATGTGGCCAACAACTCAGTCTGGCTGTTTagttctgttctgttttctttcagtgtaTCTGTTGCTACACCAACAGATACATTGATCCTCAAAAGTGTTCACaccttgttaaaaaaattaagttttttacctaaaaaaatGATACCATGATTATTCACTTAAACTTTTCccatgttatatttatttaatttatcgAACAGGGTGTGCAGGATCATTCacctgaacaacaacaacaacaacaacaaaaaacagctagCGAATGTCAATTTTAATTGCCCCTGGCTGTCACCTGCCGTGCTCCCGACTTTCCTCCCCAAGGCTGAGCGGGTACAGCCGATGGAGGGACGGGTTTGAACACTTCGAAGCTCAGTCCAGGAGGGGGCAGTAATGTAGGTTCTGAGAAAGctcagagaagaagagaaaccTGGGCAACATGGCGGTGTACAGACAGGCAGTGTTCCTGGACAGGCTGCTGTTTGCCGTGAAGGTGAGTTTTCCACTAAGTGACTGTGACAGGGTCAGTGTGGAGGCTCAGTCCGACCGGAAGTAAGCACCTCGAGAACCGCAGCGGTCTGCTCCGCCACAAAGATTTAACGCTTTAAACTCCAGTAGTTGATGGTGGGCAGCGGCTGTTGTGCCCGTTACACTAATGAGCATAACATCATGACCACTGGCACCAGCTATTAACCTGGACATTTCAGTGTGGGAGCTGGTTTTACAGAGCAACCCTGCCTGTTCGAGAATAAAgcttagatttaaaaaaaaaaagaagtgtaaatcaggcacacacacacaaaaaaagcagaaaacctgTACTGAAACTTGAAGACATCTTCATTTGATTCAGTGTGAACTGCGTCCTTCTTTCTGTTGAGATAATCAATGCAGGATAATATGCAGGAAAGCGAGTTTCAGTAGAGGATGCACCTCATCTGGTCCACAGCTGGCTGAAACAGGGGAGAGCAGTAGGAAACATACACAGGTCTGGTGGGAAAGAAAGCTGAACAcagcagttattttaaaatgattttctgaaatgtacCAAGTTTTGTCTTGGAAAGTTAGCAGTAGCAAGCTACCACATGTTgggtttgaaaatattttaatgcactttAAGTGTGTAATGACATGCTGCCATTTCCAGGTTCAGTactaagaaaatgtgaaataaaacatactcCAATTATGGAGATGaaatgtctctttaaaaactctctttctgaaactccactttCAGGAAGCCATCAGTACATTCCTCCTCTGTTAgtcctttaaaaacatttttaccagctttgcactgagaagcagcttgtataatgagctcagcagatgcgcagtcccaccaggtgtttgctgattgctgcatgctagtttgaaggagccgagtgggggaATCGTCAGGGAGGACTTTTCTGTGAGGTGGAAGGGTTCCATCATCTGGGAACCCACTCTAAGCAGAACCctcatggtgtgtgtgtgtgtgtgtgtgtgtgtgtgttgcagtcTGCTCCATGCCAGGCCCGGTGCTGTGCAGAAACCCACAGGCCTCAGTACTCCACTGCCATCAGTCCCAATGAGAAGGTGAGCTGGgtttcttcctctgctctgtTCCACTCTGACAGCACATGAGAGAAACTCttcagtgttttggtttttattctcaatacaaaaacatggatTATGATGTTCAAAAGTGGAGCAGAGCTTTCTTAGCCCAAAGTTTACACACCCCACCATGTTCTCCACTGTGAAATAGTCACCCAGAAGCCCAGTGgaatttgctttttgttgtgttcAGTTGCGACATGCAGTAGTAGTTCTGCTGATATTCATTCATGCATAGGTTACTTTTACGTAGAGCTGCTGATAATAGAGCTGTGAACTCCCTGTTTCCACAGGGAGACAGAAAGTTGAGGTGCAGCGAAGGGTTAAAGCTGCAGATGTTGCGTTCAAGTGACCCAAGATTAGCTGTGTTCATTTACTGACCTGTTGCTTTTCTTCTCCAGACCTTTGAGAAGATCCTCATCGCCAACAGAGGAGAAATAGCCTGCAGGGTGAGAGAGACAATAGGCTTTAATGTTTAGTCTGCTTTCTCTGTCATGCTTGGTTACATTTTACTGACACGGGCATCCCATAATATGCTTTACAACATCCGGGTAAATTGCAGAaagtgtagaaataaaaaaattattatgctCAACTTTACTTTGAATCAGGCTAAGACGAGcacaaaaggaagaagattGTATTCTGTTGATGGCGTCTTGGCgttcaaatgaaatgtttaatcttTATTATCTTATCTTGCTAATGTGGATTATAAGAGCAATTTTCAAATGTATGCTGGGTAAATAATATTTGGAAGATAAATTAGCAAAGCTACTAAATACCCCTGGTGTGTGTAAATTTCCTATTTGCTGGTTTAGACATGTGGTGTTTTTCTCCAGGTGATGAAGACGTGTAAGAAGATGGGCATCCAGACTGTAGCTGTTCACAGTGATGTTGACTCCAGTGCTGTGagtcttcttctctctctgtgtgtctgtgtcatcatcatcatcagcagcagcatcagtgGCTCTCGGTTTTGGTTCAGACGCTGCAAGCCAAACATCTGTCCTGACAGATGATGACGTGGTTTTTGTGATTTGTTCGTGTGTGTCTCCAGGTTCATGTAAAGATGGCTGACGAAGCTGTGTGTGTTGGCCCTGCTCCTACTGGGAAGAGCTACCTGAACATGGAGGCCATCATGGAGGCCATCAGGCAAACTGGAGCACAAGCAGTGagcttttttatgtcttcagcTTTTCCTATGGGTGTTCCCCATGAGTCACAGCTCGAGTCTAAACTAAGCTCAGGCTCAATGATCAGCCTGAATCTGAatgttaaactgtttttttttctgttttaaggtTCATCCTGGGTATGGATTTCTCTCTGAGAACAAGGAATTTGCAAAGCGCCTGGTGAGTTCCGGTCACAGAGATTCATTTTGTGGTGCCTTTGgaaaaactttcagttttttgtccAATCTAGGGAAAATTCTCTGATTCAATTTGCTCTTATTTAGATGCACAAAGAGGCTGTGGTTAAAGCAGCcgtatcatgtaaaatcaactttgttgagctttttgtcacataattatgactttccctcatcaaaaacgtaGTTGGAGTGTTACtgtgattctttcatgcatgtttgagaaattctttaatctccatggcaaccactcggCTGTGCCTGATTGCCCCGTCTTCAGGCCTCCAAGCTTCCCAGCTTCCTCCTCAGAGAGCAGCTCTTCCCcgctcaactccttcagactagccagcagcaattagcaaacatatGGTGGAGCTGTGCAtgagctgagctcattataagagctacttttcagtgcaacgctggtaaaaaagtttttaaacgtttatagaggagccatgttgtgatgacttcctgaaggcggggTTTCAGAAatagcaggagcttcttaaagaggaagagacccaatttcaaggtgttaaattagaaagtaaaatttctttgaagtcatgtttgatatatgtagcattttgaTAACGgcttacttgattgtgctataaaatggcactgtatTCCTGGAAAACGCATACCATTTCTTTCAAGAAAAAGCACAGCAGAAATTACTTCTGCacattgttgcatttttaacatttatttgcattgtgttttctgtaaaaatgaaaaaaaagaaaaaaaaaaagcatgtgcTAAGATTCAGACTAGAGTGGTTATGTGCAGGTAAGAGCTAGTGGATTTCCCTTTAAGGAAAATAAAGGGAAATCCACTGATCCTCATCCAGGATGTTCAGAATGGATGAGCGCATGGAGACCCAAAGTCAGAAGAACTGGGATCGGGTGCGGTTAGAAGCCAAATCATACACAGTCTGTGTGTCCATTGtccattttctaaaatataaaacacacaagACCTCTCCAAACATATTTCTACCAGGCTTCCCTCCTGAAACACAGAACGGTGAGGTCATTGAATGATGTCATCCTGCTCTGTGTTCAGCCACTCGGTGGAACCCAGCCATTAGGGGTTCCTCAAGGACGCGTCCTCAGTCCTCTGCTCATTACTCTGCAGACACATGACTGAACTCAGTAGGATTGCTGATGACACAGGAAGGGATGATGTTTCAGAATACACTGGATGATTTAGGTTAtgctatttttttcactttgtgctCTCAGTAGTTTTCCGTTgtgaaatataactttttttctgttgttggtAGGCTGCAGAAGGTGTAACATTCATCGGTCCAGACACTCATGCGATACAAGCAATGGGGGATAAAATTGAGAGCAAGCTGATTGCTAAGGCTGCCAAGGTCAACACTATCCCAGGATTTGATGGAGTTGTCAAGGTGGGAGGTCACTGATGGTGAAAAAGAACCCAACTTTACACAGAGGTCACCCACTGTTACACGAGACCCgaagtattaaaataatacCCATcgtttatgtattattttagaTCATATTGGGTCTTTtaacagttaaatatttaactaataaaaacaagaactaaCTTTCCCTCAGGTGGTTTTGGGTTCGTTCTGTCCTCCTCTGATTCTTAATAATCtgtgtcattaaaataaagaggCATTTCATAGGATTACGGTGGGGTCCACTCTGTAATCTTAGCATACTAATTGCTAAGTACTTGGATACTTAGCAATTAGTATGGCGCCAATTCATAGAACAGACTGTCTGAAGGCACTTTGCAAAAcgaaaaacaatcaaaactcATAGTCATTCCAATCTAATCACACAGTTATTAAACATCTGTCAaacttcagtttattatttaaactggTGAAGTTTTCTGTGTAAGGACTTCAGTCTGCATCTGATAGTGAAAAATGTTAGAACTAAAGACTGAGCAGAATCCAGCAGGAAGGCATTCATCATCCAAAATTCACTGCAATCACATAATTGATTATCACTTTGAAGTTGTTTATTTCTCAACATCATTGTTAAACAGGTTgtttaaaaactcagaaatatatctaatgtttttattatcatttaatatTGATGCTATATAAAATCAATGTATTTGTCCAAGTGGCCTCTGTCTGCTCTGCCTGCTGCTGTTGGCAGATGTTAAAGACTTTTCCGCTTAGCAAATCTGGGCTAATGGATCAGAACCCTCAGGTCAAGCTAgacctgcagctgcaggtgAACCTTGACCTTGGTTTCTCATTGCTAACCAAAGCCCACCTCTCTCTACTCCACAGACTGCAGAGGAAGCTGTGAAGATCGCTCAGGAAATCGGTGAGTCTTCCCTGTTCTCACTGACCGACTCATCATGATCTGACTCTGGTTCTCTCCTTAAACCAGTGGTGTCCAATTTTTTGCCCCAGGGGGCCAAAACCGGCAAATTATGACTATTGGCAAAATTCAttcaataaaacatgcaaaactgagcttgtgattcttttttccccccaagttCTACCTGCAAGACTTTTATGAAATTTGCATATAattaaagatccaaaacataaaaagggcTTTGAACAATaaccttattaaaagaaaaagagaccATTTCCAAATATCTTGGATTATCAATTGTTGTCTATTTTGTTGGACAAATTGTTAAGCAGTCTTGACTTATGATCTGGTTCCAAACAAAATCCTTTCGAAGGCCACAAATGGCTGTCTTGCCACACTGTGGACACCCCTCCTTCAAACTGTTCTCTGCTCACCTCTGGAGTTTGTGGAACAGGAGACGGGTGTCTAGTCCGTAGAACAATCCAAAGTTGCAAATCCCATCTAGGAATGTTGGAGCCGAAACTCCAGACTGATCAAAAATCAGCTTAGGTATTTTAGTGTCTTCAGACATTCACAGAAAAACCTGCAGGCATAAAACTCAGGGTTGTGGATAGTCCTGTGAAATGGGTAACTACCTTtgttaaaatgtgactttagcACATGAAAGACAACATCTGTCTACACAGGAGTCAAATTAATTCACCCTTTAGTTCATTTAGTACTAACTAATTATAAGAGTTGCGTATCAGTTCTGACTGATGGACTCATTCCTCAGCATGTGTTTAGTTGGTTTCTTTGTGTTCTGGTCCTCAGAGTGAGAGCTCTTTCAGTCAGGCAGTGGCACAGACACCACTCTAGAGCCTGGAATTGGGATTTACTAGTTCATAACATTTCATGTCCTGTAGCTGTGAGTAAAGAGAGTGGAATGGTGGACGTTCTTCCAGGTTCTGCCGTGTTCTGTTCCCAGGGTACCCTGTGATGATCAAGGCGTcggctggaggaggaggaaagggaATGAGGATAGCCTGGAACGATGAGGAGACGCGGTACGGTCCTGTGAACGCCTCGCACGGCGGCAACAAACACACTGCTGTTAAATACAAGCCAACTTTAGCTATAAGCAGTTGTTAGAATTGCTTATGGGTGTGCTGCATGTTGTGCCTCACAGGGAAGGTTTCCGTTTCTCATCCCAGGAGGCAGCGTCCAGCTTTGGGGACGACAGGCTGCTGATTGAGAAGTACATAGACAACCCTAGACACATAGAGATCCAGGTAAGCAGCCGTTACTCTCCCATAGCTCAGTAGTGATCAGGTGAAAATAAGAGATGTCACCAGGACaggtttcattttttcattgtCTTCCATTCATATCAGTTATGCCTACCTGCTATATAGTCATGGTATATTCATGGTATGCACAGTTGTGGACTTTTTGGTTTTGCACCTAAACTATGAGGACGTCTAACTGCTGGATGCCAGGGTGTGTGGacactttaataaaatttaaatcctCTTGTTTTCTATGTATGATTAATCAATCTGCAGCCAGTTGTATTTAGATAGAAGTCGTTGTtgtaaatgttctgtttgttgcCTAGAGCGTTGTGTCTTAgatagagatgcactgatctgatattaatatctgtgtCAGTCCCCAAATTGAAAACAATTCTAGATCAGGTATTGTGACAATGTGCCCGATGCATAAGatcagatctattcagtctaattctatgcttggtgcttttttataatgtaaaatataatgtttgtaTAATGCCAAACCTCATATATCGATTttggtatcggaagtgaaaaaagggGATTGGCGCATTTCTAGTCTCAGATGTCTACAGGTTGACCTGTGATGGGCTACTGCTTGGAAAGGTCATGATGGGTTCAATAAGCAaaacttttgtgtgtgtgtgtgtgtgttgcaggtgCTGGCTGACAAGCATGGTAATGCCCTGTGGCTGAATGAGAGGGAGTGCTCCATCCAGAGGAGGAACCAGAAGGTGGTGGAGGAGGCTCCCAGGTCAGTGGGCCTCCGTCATCGGGTCCAGGACTGCTGGTTCTGTTTCACACCAGGTTCTGGAGTTAAACAGGATTTAGGAATcactgtatttttctgtgtggaTCTTCAACTATCTATCCCTTCAGCTCTTTTGCAGTCTATCATTTCCAGCCGGAAGGCCTGACATGTGcagtgtgttttgtgtttttgacttttgcTGTGTAACCTGAACATGGCAACACTCACAGCTGAAAGGGAGGCAGAAACATGGCTGAAATATAGATATTTTCATAGCATGTATGTAACTTTATTCTTTATGTACATACATTATACAGCCAGCATGAGGTTTGGAATAGCAGAACTACGATGTACTTCTGGACCTCCTCAGAAGACATCCTAACATTAAACcctaaatatgtataaaatctGAATGATTGAACTGATCCTAAGCTGCGGGTCCTTCTCCTCGCGCCAGTACCTTCCTGGACGCAGACACGCGGCAGGCCATGGGGGAGCAGGCGGTGCAGCTGGCCAAGGCTGTGAAGTATTCCTCTGCTGGAACTGTGGAGTTCCTGGTGGACTCCCAGAAAAACTTCTACTTCCTGGAGATGAACACGCGACTCCAGGTAAGTCCACTCTGGTTCAGTGGGAGGAGCTTCCCATTCTGTCTGCTCTTGTAATGCTTCTGGTTGGAGCTccacagacataaaaacaaggAGGATCAATGAATgttgagaggaaaaactttgttTGTGGTTTAACCTGTGGTTCAGTTATTCTGGGCCAATATTAAAGTGAATGTTTAACAAGTACTATTCTGTTGTCTTGATATTTCCTCtgtttgacctttaacctcagGTGGAGCATCCGATTACTGAGTGCATCACGGGTCTGGAcctggtggagcagatgatCCGGGTCGCCAAGGGTTACCGGCTGCAGCACCAGCAGAAAGACATCCCCATCAACGGCTGGGCCATAGAGAGCCGTGTTTACGCAGAGGTCAGTGACACTCTGGACCTCTGAGGTCATCACAGAACTGGCTGCTGATTGGCTCATATAGCCACTAACTATAtcctttattaataaaaaaaaaaatccaaccaaaTCTCCAGTCAgttgttctctgtttttcttgatTCAGGCTAACTAAATCCTGGGTTTCTGGACCTCTGGACCTTTAACAAATACACATGAGACCAAAATGCAATAAAGACACTTTATGCATAACATCAGTGACACGCTCACATCCTGCTTGGTTTGAGAAGTGAGACATATTAATGTATGTCTGACTTATAAAACTGGTCATATT containing:
- the pcca gene encoding propionyl-CoA carboxylase alpha chain, mitochondrial; protein product: MAVYRQAVFLDRLLFAVKSAPCQARCCAETHRPQYSTAISPNEKTFEKILIANRGEIACRVMKTCKKMGIQTVAVHSDVDSSAVHVKMADEAVCVGPAPTGKSYLNMEAIMEAIRQTGAQAVHPGYGFLSENKEFAKRLAAEGVTFIGPDTHAIQAMGDKIESKLIAKAAKVNTIPGFDGVVKTAEEAVKIAQEIGYPVMIKASAGGGGKGMRIAWNDEETREGFRFSSQEAASSFGDDRLLIEKYIDNPRHIEIQVLADKHGNALWLNERECSIQRRNQKVVEEAPSTFLDADTRQAMGEQAVQLAKAVKYSSAGTVEFLVDSQKNFYFLEMNTRLQVEHPITECITGLDLVEQMIRVAKGYRLQHQQKDIPINGWAIESRVYAEDPYKSFGLPSIGRLSEYQEPLDLSNVRVDSGIEEGSDISIYYDPMISKLVTYGSTRAEALSRMEDALDHYVIRGVTHNIPLLREIITHPRFISGDISTNFLPEVYPDGFKGHQLDAESRRELLASAAALYITAQLRSHNILGPLRVSSAPLECSCWELSVELGGERHQVDITKSGDVFTVKTDGGTVEVCGQWNLASPLLPVSVNGADRMLQCLSRDASGTIVLQYMGSLFKLRLLSQRAAELDSYMPEKVSEDTSSILRSPMPGTVVAVSVKPGDTVAEGQEICVIEAMKMQNSLTASRQAKVKSVHCNAGETVGEGDLLVELE